The Solanum pennellii chromosome 11, SPENNV200 genome contains a region encoding:
- the LOC107002877 gene encoding uncharacterized protein LOC107002877 isoform X1 has product MEIADLETLLKTLESALSQIKWRLKLSSKRRLETDILALCTEMRPVVMVDYGGKMPELQERLCAFLKHCKEDCSIFKPLHVMVIEDMIYLVHARAFAEFVKSSLNLETRLIFVDLEHDPPKMITQAEESCLAAELVLAQKTFSSIFSENGINMDHLEHQKPEVKANTDSSLYKPTSSLSSDVIDLSDCIKDSHVTVPTLNGWLLGYPIVYLFGMAHIENAIYNLSTKSLNLFQILVCRSARCNKGSQAQKEELMSFSVPYDLSLEGMDEPWVETFLTRIKAKQERCNQIWTSLQMEVNACYPQAIAL; this is encoded by the exons ATGGAGATTGCAGATTTGGAGACGCTACTCAAGACACTTGAATCTGCTTTGTCTCAAATTAAATGGCGCCTCAAACTTTCATCAAAGCGTCGCCTTGAAACAG ACATTTTGGCCTTGTGCACTGAGATGAGGCCAGTTGTAATGGTGGACTATGGAGGGAAGATGCCTGAACTGCAAGAAAGGCTTTGTGCATTCCTTAAGCATTGCAAAGAG GATTGCTCAATATTTAAACCTTTACATGTCATGGTTATAGAAGATATGATATACTTGGTTCACGCAAGAGCATTTGCGGAGTTTGTTAAGTCTAGTTTGAACTTGGAGACGCGACTGATTTTTGTAGACCTTGAACATGATCCTCCAAAG ATGATAACACAAGCAGAAGAAAGCTGTCTGGCTGCAGAACTTGTATTGGCACAAAAGACATTTTCGTCCATTTTTTCTGAAAATGGAATAAATATGGATCACTtggaacatcagaaaccagaaGTTAAAGCAAACACCGACTCATCTTTATATAAGCCAACTTCTTCACTGTCTTCGGATGTAATTGATCTCAGTGATTGCATTAAAGATAGTCATGTTACAGTCCCAACTCTAAATGG ATGGTTGCTTGGTTATCCTATAGTTTACCTTTTTGGGATGGCTCATATTGAAAATGCCATATATAACCTCTCTACCAAGTCTCTGAATCTTTTCCAAATCCTTGTTTGCAG GAGTGCCAGATGCAATAAAGGATCTCAGGCTCAAAAAGAGGAACTAATGAG TTTCTCTGTGCCATATGACTTGAGCTTGGAGGGAATGGATGAACCATGGGTAGAGACATTTTTGACTCGCATAAAGGCAAAGCAAGAAAGATGCAACCAAATTTGGACGTCCCTACAAATGGAGGTTAACGCTTGTTATCCACAAGCAATCGCGTTATA G
- the LOC107002877 gene encoding uncharacterized protein LOC107002877 isoform X2, which produces MRPVVMVDYGGKMPELQERLCAFLKHCKEDCSIFKPLHVMVIEDMIYLVHARAFAEFVKSSLNLETRLIFVDLEHDPPKMITQAEESCLAAELVLAQKTFSSIFSENGINMDHLEHQKPEVKANTDSSLYKPTSSLSSDVIDLSDCIKDSHVTVPTLNGWLLGYPIVYLFGMAHIENAIYNLSTKSLNLFQILVCRSARCNKGSQAQKEELMSFSVPYDLSLEGMDEPWVETFLTRIKAKQERCNQIWTSLQMEVNACYPQAIAL; this is translated from the exons ATGAGGCCAGTTGTAATGGTGGACTATGGAGGGAAGATGCCTGAACTGCAAGAAAGGCTTTGTGCATTCCTTAAGCATTGCAAAGAG GATTGCTCAATATTTAAACCTTTACATGTCATGGTTATAGAAGATATGATATACTTGGTTCACGCAAGAGCATTTGCGGAGTTTGTTAAGTCTAGTTTGAACTTGGAGACGCGACTGATTTTTGTAGACCTTGAACATGATCCTCCAAAG ATGATAACACAAGCAGAAGAAAGCTGTCTGGCTGCAGAACTTGTATTGGCACAAAAGACATTTTCGTCCATTTTTTCTGAAAATGGAATAAATATGGATCACTtggaacatcagaaaccagaaGTTAAAGCAAACACCGACTCATCTTTATATAAGCCAACTTCTTCACTGTCTTCGGATGTAATTGATCTCAGTGATTGCATTAAAGATAGTCATGTTACAGTCCCAACTCTAAATGG ATGGTTGCTTGGTTATCCTATAGTTTACCTTTTTGGGATGGCTCATATTGAAAATGCCATATATAACCTCTCTACCAAGTCTCTGAATCTTTTCCAAATCCTTGTTTGCAG GAGTGCCAGATGCAATAAAGGATCTCAGGCTCAAAAAGAGGAACTAATGAG TTTCTCTGTGCCATATGACTTGAGCTTGGAGGGAATGGATGAACCATGGGTAGAGACATTTTTGACTCGCATAAAGGCAAAGCAAGAAAGATGCAACCAAATTTGGACGTCCCTACAAATGGAGGTTAACGCTTGTTATCCACAAGCAATCGCGTTATA G